In a single window of the Desulfobacterales bacterium genome:
- a CDS encoding RlmE family RNA methyltransferase — protein sequence MKRPNPKAKQWQDHYTRRAKKENFPARSVYKLEEIQQKYHLIKAGDAVLDLGCAPGSWLLYAARMAGERGRVVGIDLSPLQQQMPGNVRVLTGDVFELNPDLLAAVGTDFNVVLSDMAPATTGNRIVDTARSFNLCQAALSIAQDLLLPGGAFVCKIFQGEDFKQFADQVKTLFSKHKIFKPQSSRKASREIFIIGMGKK from the coding sequence ATGAAGCGGCCGAATCCTAAGGCGAAACAATGGCAGGATCATTACACCCGCCGGGCAAAAAAGGAAAACTTTCCGGCCCGGTCGGTTTATAAACTCGAAGAGATCCAGCAGAAGTATCATCTGATTAAAGCCGGCGACGCCGTTCTCGATCTGGGATGTGCACCGGGGTCGTGGCTGCTGTATGCGGCCAGGATGGCGGGGGAACGCGGGCGAGTGGTGGGGATAGATCTGAGTCCGCTGCAGCAGCAGATGCCGGGGAACGTGCGGGTTCTGACCGGGGATGTTTTTGAGTTGAATCCGGACCTGCTGGCAGCGGTGGGAACCGATTTTAATGTGGTCCTGAGCGACATGGCGCCCGCCACCACCGGCAACCGTATTGTGGATACCGCCAGATCCTTTAATCTTTGCCAGGCGGCGCTGTCGATTGCCCAAGACCTGCTGCTGCCGGGCGGGGCCTTTGTCTGCAAGATTTTTCAAGGCGAAGATTTCAAGCAGTTTGCGGACCAGGTAAAAACGCTTTTCAGTAAGCATAAAATATTTAAGCCTCAAAGCAGCCGAAAGGCCAGCAGAGAGATTTTTATCATCGGAATGGGGAAAAAATAG
- a CDS encoding PilZ domain-containing protein yields MAAAERRERKRVPVKLKVDCIHEEDYLISFSRDISADGMFIHSENPPEVGKRIELHFSLDGVEKLKVPASVVWVNRSGDLKDFGLGVKFVRPNVVLKESIMRAVKKVAVLEKSAT; encoded by the coding sequence ATGGCAGCCGCAGAACGGAGAGAACGAAAGCGTGTTCCGGTCAAACTGAAGGTAGATTGCATTCACGAAGAAGACTACCTCATATCCTTCAGTAGGGATATTTCGGCTGATGGGATGTTTATCCATTCTGAAAACCCACCGGAGGTGGGTAAGCGCATAGAGCTTCATTTTTCACTCGACGGTGTTGAAAAGCTGAAGGTGCCGGCCAGTGTGGTGTGGGTGAACCGGTCCGGTGATTTAAAAGATTTCGGGTTGGGCGTGAAATTTGTCAGGCCCAACGTCGTTCTCAAGGAAAGCATCATGCGGGCGGTCAAAAAGGTGGCTGTTCTTGAAAAATCGGCCACATAG
- a CDS encoding PLDc N-terminal domain-containing protein → MKTVISVIALSVPFFILTVWAVVDAALKDFGTPGKKVLWLIVAATPYLGCLLYFAIGFRKGKKTG, encoded by the coding sequence ATGAAAACCGTTATCAGTGTAATCGCCTTATCCGTCCCTTTTTTTATCTTGACCGTCTGGGCGGTCGTGGATGCGGCCTTAAAGGATTTCGGCACCCCGGGGAAAAAGGTGTTATGGCTGATCGTGGCGGCCACCCCTTATCTCGGATGTCTGCTTTACTTTGCCATTGGCTTTAGAAAGGGCAAAAAAACCGGTTGA
- the radA gene encoding DNA repair protein RadA → MKKNTKTIFCCQSCGYQSPKWMGKCPDCGQWDTLVEEVFTAGALKSGAPGMPGLQNEPVSIDSIQFENEERIRTHIQEFDRVLGGGLVPGSLVLIGGDPGIGKSTLMLQVLYSLAEKGRKVLYVSGEESIRQLRLRSKRLKAVSADLLVVSEIDLESILDMVARVKPDVLVIDSIQTMYSPDLTSAPGSVSQVRESAMRLMVMAKKSGTPTFLVGHVTKDGAIAGPRLLEHMVDTVLYFEGDRNHIFRILRAVKNRYGSTNEIGVFEMKEMGLDEVGNPSAVFLSERPVNSPGSVVTASMEGTRPILIELQALASSTSFGTPRRTILGLDQNRVALLAAVMEKKLGLHLMGHDIFMNVAGGVKVIEPAVDLGIVSAIASSFLDKPIQNATVVLGEVGLTGEVRAIGQVEARVGESKKMGFTRCIVPESNLKRVKNITEIELIGVRTVSDAAEALF, encoded by the coding sequence TTGAAAAAAAATACTAAAACGATTTTCTGCTGTCAGTCGTGCGGCTACCAGAGTCCCAAATGGATGGGAAAATGTCCGGACTGCGGGCAGTGGGATACGCTGGTGGAAGAGGTGTTTACAGCAGGGGCGCTGAAAAGCGGAGCACCGGGGATGCCGGGGCTGCAGAACGAACCGGTTTCGATTGACTCTATTCAATTTGAAAACGAAGAGCGCATCCGGACACATATCCAGGAGTTTGACCGGGTCCTGGGAGGCGGGCTGGTTCCTGGATCGTTGGTCTTGATCGGGGGCGATCCGGGCATCGGCAAGTCCACCCTGATGCTGCAGGTGCTCTACAGCCTGGCGGAAAAAGGTCGCAAGGTTCTGTATGTTTCCGGCGAAGAATCCATTCGGCAGCTGCGGCTGCGCAGCAAGCGGCTCAAGGCCGTATCCGCCGACCTGCTGGTGGTATCCGAGATCGACCTGGAATCGATCCTCGACATGGTTGCCAGGGTCAAGCCGGATGTCCTGGTGATCGATTCGATTCAGACGATGTACAGTCCGGACCTGACCTCGGCGCCGGGAAGCGTGAGCCAGGTGCGGGAGTCGGCCATGCGGCTGATGGTTATGGCCAAAAAGTCCGGCACCCCCACTTTTCTGGTGGGGCACGTCACCAAGGACGGCGCCATTGCCGGCCCCAGGCTGTTGGAACACATGGTGGATACGGTGCTTTATTTTGAGGGCGACCGCAATCATATTTTTCGGATTCTGCGGGCGGTAAAAAACCGGTACGGGTCCACCAATGAAATCGGCGTGTTTGAAATGAAGGAAATGGGACTGGATGAAGTCGGCAACCCTTCGGCTGTTTTTCTGTCCGAGCGTCCGGTCAATTCGCCGGGGTCGGTGGTCACCGCCAGCATGGAGGGTACCCGGCCGATTTTGATTGAGCTCCAGGCCCTGGCCAGCAGCACCAGCTTTGGAACACCCCGGCGGACCATTCTGGGCCTGGATCAGAACCGGGTGGCCCTGCTGGCGGCGGTGATGGAAAAGAAGCTGGGACTGCATTTAATGGGGCACGATATTTTCATGAATGTGGCCGGCGGCGTCAAGGTGATTGAACCGGCCGTGGATCTCGGCATCGTTTCAGCGATTGCCTCCAGCTTTCTGGACAAACCCATCCAGAACGCTACGGTTGTTCTGGGGGAGGTGGGACTGACCGGCGAGGTCCGGGCGATCGGACAGGTTGAAGCCCGTGTGGGGGAGAGCAAAAAAATGGGGTTTACCCGGTGCATCGTTCCGGAAAGCAACCTGAAACGGGTCAAGAACATAACGGAAATCGAACTCATCGGCGTCCGCACGGTGTCGGATGCGGCGGAGGCGCTGTTTTAG
- a CDS encoding agmatine deiminase family protein — protein sequence MKYTRTLLCVMFLLVFCLSCSPGNPDYYRKDRIKEIVELQRTQPINEYVIYRSPSYPQQMDRLIHSLDPAEALVVALPYEDAIQNHKLLTFYMTLIAHAITVTDVIILVNERELFDYKAVVSQLTYLKLDRYLYGGQKHEIRIVPARFNTKWIRDYGPIFAVNTEGQICITDAIYGDIRRQINKTQFFSISDFFKVDVLNIVGAKIPESEEEPEPAERYEDDAMSMYLANHLYQKHGYDIPIVRVPFQLQGGDIFADGLNNLFLSTETLLINGGHRLDLELILKSYYGMKTVTYLEPFPGDTVKHLDMIFKPLGLNRFLVADYPADAGDSDIYMHYLHRETKRTLDANAVKLQQTFPGRALVKIPMPPIQRLSKLDDALLTLTQTLFSARNYNLPSGLISDPEQWDIRKFVFLCDVLNRYRKLKAADETDRLLSVLGPFEGTRFSGEYEAVLNRCVEKLLQSDPQLLEWLAASYRSDLKQGRDENHSTKELLNRLSADYIREGALEDPSNYFYVYRSYLNATYINGKSGRLLLVPGYSGYRAMEEKVLAVYRELFPDTRIVFINSDEIIKQYGAIHCVTITVPDFQRKYNPS from the coding sequence ATGAAATACACTCGCACGCTGCTGTGTGTGATGTTTCTACTCGTGTTTTGCCTATCCTGCTCGCCCGGCAATCCGGATTATTATCGGAAAGACCGCATCAAAGAGATTGTCGAACTGCAGCGCACCCAGCCGATAAATGAATATGTCATCTACCGGTCCCCGTCCTATCCCCAACAAATGGACCGGCTCATTCATTCATTGGATCCTGCAGAAGCCCTGGTGGTGGCGCTGCCCTATGAAGACGCCATTCAAAACCATAAGCTCCTCACTTTTTATATGACCCTCATCGCCCATGCGATTACCGTAACGGATGTCATCATACTGGTGAACGAAAGAGAATTGTTCGATTATAAAGCCGTCGTAAGCCAATTGACTTACTTGAAACTGGACCGCTATCTTTACGGCGGTCAGAAGCATGAAATCAGGATTGTTCCGGCGCGTTTCAACACCAAATGGATCCGTGATTACGGCCCCATCTTTGCGGTAAACACCGAAGGTCAAATTTGCATTACGGATGCAATTTATGGAGATATTCGCAGGCAAATCAATAAAACGCAGTTTTTCTCCATCAGCGATTTCTTCAAGGTTGATGTGTTAAATATTGTCGGCGCCAAGATACCCGAAAGCGAGGAAGAACCGGAACCTGCCGAACGATATGAAGACGACGCCATGTCGATGTATTTGGCCAACCACCTTTATCAGAAGCACGGCTACGACATTCCCATTGTCCGGGTGCCCTTTCAGCTCCAGGGCGGAGATATCTTTGCGGACGGCCTAAACAATCTCTTTCTTTCAACCGAAACGCTACTGATTAACGGCGGACACCGGCTGGATTTGGAACTGATCCTCAAATCTTATTACGGGATGAAAACCGTCACTTATCTGGAGCCGTTTCCCGGGGACACCGTCAAGCACCTGGATATGATTTTTAAGCCCCTTGGCCTAAACCGCTTCCTTGTGGCCGATTATCCGGCCGATGCAGGGGATAGTGACATTTACATGCACTATCTGCACCGTGAAACCAAACGGACCCTGGACGCCAACGCCGTAAAACTTCAACAAACGTTCCCCGGGCGAGCCCTTGTTAAAATTCCGATGCCGCCGATTCAACGATTATCAAAACTGGACGACGCCCTGCTGACCCTGACACAAACGCTGTTCAGCGCCAGAAATTACAACCTGCCTTCAGGTTTAATTTCAGATCCTGAACAATGGGATATCAGAAAGTTTGTATTTTTGTGCGATGTGTTGAACCGATACCGCAAACTCAAAGCCGCTGATGAAACAGACCGGCTGCTCTCTGTCCTCGGCCCATTTGAGGGGACCCGGTTTTCCGGCGAATATGAGGCGGTATTAAATCGGTGTGTGGAAAAGTTGCTCCAAAGCGACCCCCAATTGCTTGAATGGTTGGCAGCGTCTTACCGCTCCGACTTAAAGCAGGGACGGGATGAAAACCATTCCACTAAAGAACTGCTGAATCGACTATCGGCTGACTACATCCGGGAAGGCGCGCTGGAAGATCCCAGCAATTACTTTTATGTCTATCGCAGCTATCTCAACGCGACCTACATAAACGGCAAGTCCGGCCGATTGCTCCTTGTCCCGGGCTATTCTGGCTATCGGGCCATGGAGGAAAAGGTCTTGGCTGTCTACCGGGAACTGTTTCCGGATACCCGGATTGTCTTTATTAATTCAGACGAAATCATCAAGCAATATGGCGCCATCCACTGCGTGACGATTACGGTGCCGGACTTTCAACGAAAATATAACCCGTCTTAA
- a CDS encoding lytic murein transglycosylase, with amino-acid sequence MKAIIAKQVPLSAVAMIIAVLLTFPVGADAQTGRDFFGPLQQMLVKDGFEETAVSSLFRNPNVYFDITNISRFFSHRESRLNYDQFITDSAISKARRYMETYQADLEGAEKTYAVEREVITAIILVETQLGTIVGNRSVFNSLSSLASLLDPAVREQVWREIQNPINLSKGDFDAWAARKSKWAYAELKSFLQYTQREAINPTDINGSIAGALGIAQFMPSSIIAYAKDGDSDGRVDLFNHADAIASIASYLKHYGWKPGIDPKKAYDVVFHYNRSSYYVNTILEIAERLKN; translated from the coding sequence ATGAAAGCGATAATTGCCAAACAGGTTCCCCTGTCCGCGGTAGCAATGATCATTGCAGTGCTGCTCACTTTTCCCGTCGGCGCCGATGCCCAAACCGGCCGGGACTTTTTTGGTCCCCTGCAGCAGATGCTGGTCAAAGACGGGTTCGAAGAAACTGCAGTCAGCAGCCTTTTCCGGAATCCCAATGTCTATTTTGACATTACGAACATTTCACGGTTTTTTTCCCACCGGGAATCGCGGCTCAATTACGACCAGTTTATCACCGATAGCGCCATCAGCAAAGCCCGCCGCTACATGGAAACCTACCAGGCCGACCTTGAGGGCGCCGAAAAAACGTATGCAGTGGAGCGGGAAGTCATCACAGCCATCATCCTGGTTGAAACCCAGCTCGGCACCATTGTGGGAAACCGTTCGGTCTTCAATTCCCTTTCATCCCTGGCGTCTTTGCTGGATCCGGCTGTGCGCGAGCAGGTTTGGCGCGAGATTCAAAATCCCATCAATCTGTCAAAGGGGGACTTTGACGCCTGGGCGGCCCGAAAATCAAAATGGGCCTATGCCGAATTAAAGTCTTTCCTGCAATATACCCAGCGGGAAGCGATCAATCCCACGGATATCAACGGCTCCATCGCCGGGGCTTTGGGCATCGCCCAGTTTATGCCCAGCAGCATTATCGCTTATGCCAAAGACGGCGACAGCGACGGCCGCGTCGATTTGTTCAATCACGCCGACGCCATCGCCAGTATCGCCAGCTATCTGAAACATTACGGATGGAAACCCGGAATCGACCCGAAAAAGGCCTACGATGTGGTTTTTCATTATAACCGCAGCAGTTACTATGTGAACACAATTTTAGAAATTGCGGAGCGCCTGAAAAACTGA